TTTTGCAGAGAAAACGGCAACAGATCCGTCGAGTACGCGAAGTGAACGTTCAACTTCAACAGTAAAGTCAACGTGCCCCGGCGTATCGATGATATTGATACGGTGTTCCTTCCACTGTGCCGTTGTCGCGGCCGAAGTGATCGTGATACCGCGTTCCTGTTCCTGCGCCATCCAGTCCATCGTCGCGGCGCCGTCATGAACCTCACCGATCTTATGTACACGTCCGGTATAGAAAAGGATACGTTCTGTCGTCGTGGTTTTACCGGCATCAATGTGAGCCATAATACCGATATTTCTCGTTTTTTCCAAGGAAAACTCTCTTGCCACGATAATTTCCACTCCTCAATTATTAATAATTAGCTATTACCAACGATAATGAGCAAACGCTTTATTCGCTTCAGCCATCTTATGCGTATCTTCTTTTTTCTTGATAGCAGCGCCTGTATTGTTGAAAGCGTCCATCAATTCAGCGGCAAGTTTTTCTTTCATCGTGCGTTCACCGCGCTTACGGGCATAGCCTACGGTCCAACGGATACCGAGAGACAAACGGCGGTCGGCGCGCACTTCAACGGGAACCTGGTAGTTTGCGCCGCCGACACGACGGGCACGCACTTCCAATACGGGCATAACATTATTTAATGCCTGTTCAAAAACTTCCATGGGATCTTTGTTCATTTTGGAACGGATGATGTCGAATGCGTCGTATACGATCGTTTCGGCAACGCCTTTCTTACCGTCCAACATTACTTTATTAATGAAGCGCGTAACCAGTTTCGAGTGATACACCGGATCCGGCAGCACATCGCGCTTCGGCACAGGGCCTTTTCTTGGCATGTCTAATTCCTCCTTAAATGCAGGTCATCAAATTCATCGTTCATAAGCAAATCTTATTTTGCTTTCTTGGCGCCGTACTTCGAACGGGACTGCCGACGATCTGAAACGCCGGCTGTATCCAAAGCACCGCGGACGATATGATAACGAACACCAGGAAGGTCCTTGACACGACCACCACGAATTAAAACAACACTGTGTTCCTGTAAATTGTGACCAATGCCGGGAATATAAGCAGTCACTTCGATAGCGTTTGTCAGGCGTACACGAGCTACTTTACGCAGCGCAGAGTTAGGCTTCTTCGGTGTGGCAGTATACACACGAGTGCAGACACCGCGTTTTTGCGGGCAGTTTTTTAAAGCCGGCGCTGTCGATTTGCAGACGGAATCCTGACGGCCTTTACGTACCAATTGGCTGATTGTTGGCATATGGGCACCTCCTCTCCAAACAATTAGATTTATAATGTAATCATCAACAGGGCCCGGCCCTGAACAGATGATATTACCGAAATTATTTCAATAAACCGACGGCGGCGGCCTTGACCTTGATGCGGCAAGCCGCACCGAGTTCCTCCATCGTATACGATTTATCGACGGCTATACCGACTTCTGCAGCATAGCTCTCAAGCGGCGAGATCACATTGGGGTCACTGTCGCTTGCCAGATACAACTGCGTAACTTCGTTTCGCTTCATCGCTTTGAAAGTCTGCTTGGCGCCGATCGTCTTCGCCGCAGCTTTTAAGTCCAGGCTCACGAAACATCACTCCTTACGCTGTAATTTGGGCGCAGAGAACACACTGCGACACTTAGTCATTTTAGCATTCCGCCCCATATATGTCAATTGATTTCCAAAAAAAACTGCATGCCCATCATATTCATGATTACACAGTTCCCTGCGTATCTTATCCTTTCTTCTATAAGGCGCGCCCGACTGTGGCGGCCTGTCCATGCGTTTCTTAAAATGGATATATTGATATAAAAAACACCTCGAATGCCGATTGACATCCGAGGTGTTTCTTAGAACGAAAACGCTTTATTCAGCGCTTTCCATTGCTTCAGAGATTTCTTCCGTTCCCGCTTCAGATTCATAAGAAATAAGCGGAATCGGTTTGACTACTTTGACCTTGCGATAACGGCTCATGCCGGTACCGGCAGGAATCAGTTTCCCGATAATAACGTTTTCTTTCAAGCCGAGAAGCGGATCGACCTTGCCTTTAATGGCCGCGTCGGTAAGAACCCGCGTCGTTTCCTGGAAAGATGCCGCCGAAAGGAACGATTCCGTAGCCAAAGCGGCCTTCGTGATCCCCAAGAGTATCGCTTTGCCCAACGCCGGCTTGCCGTCGGCGTTTTTGATGCGGCGGTTCGCATCTTCATACGTATTGACATCAACATAGTCGCCTGGCAACACATCGGAATCACCGGCATCTTCAATCTTTATCTTGCGCAGCATTTGCCGCACAATAACTTCGATATGCTTATCGTTGATCTCAACGCCTTGTGACTTATATACCTTCTGTACTTCATATACCAAGTACCGTTGCGTCGCTTCCACTCCCTGGATCCGAAGGATGTCATGGGGATTGATGGATCCGGCCGTAATACGGCTGCCTTTCTCGATAACGTCGCCTTCGCGAACAACGATGTGCGAACCGTAAAGAATTGTGTAACTCCGTTCGTCACCGTCTTTTCCCATGACGTGAACAATATGGATGTCCTGATGGTCTTCTTTGTCCGTAATGGAAACGACGCCGTCGATTTCCGTAACGATGGCATTGCCCTTCGGCTTACGCGCTTCAAACAGTTCTTCGACACGAGGCAGACCTTGTGTAATATCGCCGGCTGAAGCGACGCCGCCTGTATGGAAAGTACGCATCGTCAGCTGTGTACCCGGTTCACCGATGGACTGGGCAGCGATGATACCGACCGATTCGCCGACGTTGACCTTACCGCCCGTACCGAGATCGCGGCCATAACACTTGGCGCAAACGCCGTAGCGGCTGTGA
This Megasphaera vaginalis (ex Bordigoni et al. 2020) DNA region includes the following protein-coding sequences:
- the rpsL gene encoding 30S ribosomal protein S12, producing the protein MPTISQLVRKGRQDSVCKSTAPALKNCPQKRGVCTRVYTATPKKPNSALRKVARVRLTNAIEVTAYIPGIGHNLQEHSVVLIRGGRVKDLPGVRYHIVRGALDTAGVSDRRQSRSKYGAKKAK
- a CDS encoding ribosomal L7Ae/L30e/S12e/Gadd45 family protein gives rise to the protein MSLDLKAAAKTIGAKQTFKAMKRNEVTQLYLASDSDPNVISPLESYAAEVGIAVDKSYTMEELGAACRIKVKAAAVGLLK
- the rpsG gene encoding 30S ribosomal protein S7, with product MPRKGPVPKRDVLPDPVYHSKLVTRFINKVMLDGKKGVAETIVYDAFDIIRSKMNKDPMEVFEQALNNVMPVLEVRARRVGGANYQVPVEVRADRRLSLGIRWTVGYARKRGERTMKEKLAAELMDAFNNTGAAIKKKEDTHKMAEANKAFAHYRW